In Flammeovirgaceae bacterium 311, one DNA window encodes the following:
- a CDS encoding FeS assembly protein SufD (COG0719 ABC-type transport system involved in Fe-S cluster assembly, permease component) → MNQQPETFTQSIHNKLSAPEGANQYLNEVRRRGIQAFGTLGLPHPKHEEYRYTPIVKTLEKEFGEGFTVASPALSAADAKSFFFSGLEANRLVFINGHFSPEASSILSPESEIKIRPLSEVSEDVIGKVAQPERDAFVALNSAYSQEGAYIEIPAKAVVSLPVVLHFMSDSRTGKTAAMPRNFISIGRHAQASVVEVYNSVGEETSFLNVLTEVDVADGAQLDYFKVQTESDFALQVNTTEVQQAPNSRFSSTVITLGGRIVRNNLNVAQNGSGCHTDMYGLYMLHGKQHVDNHTLMDHRQPNCTSNELYKGIMDDGSTGVFNGKIYVQQAAQKTNAFQSNKNILLTPNATIFTKPQLEIWADDVKCSHGATTGQLDDEQVFYLRSRGISESTARSLLLYAFAADIIEHINIEPLCQHFLSLVNNKLETRFS, encoded by the coding sequence ATGAACCAGCAACCCGAAACCTTTACACAAAGCATACATAATAAACTCAGTGCTCCCGAAGGTGCTAACCAGTACCTGAACGAGGTGCGCAGGAGGGGTATCCAGGCCTTTGGCACCCTCGGACTGCCACACCCCAAACATGAGGAATATCGCTATACCCCCATTGTAAAAACACTGGAAAAAGAATTTGGCGAAGGGTTTACTGTGGCAAGCCCTGCCCTGTCTGCAGCCGATGCTAAAAGCTTTTTCTTTTCCGGACTCGAGGCCAACCGCCTGGTGTTCATCAACGGGCATTTCAGCCCGGAAGCCAGCAGTATTCTTAGCCCCGAAAGCGAAATCAAGATCCGCCCCCTTTCAGAAGTATCGGAAGATGTGATTGGCAAAGTGGCACAGCCAGAAAGAGATGCCTTCGTTGCCCTGAACAGTGCCTACTCACAGGAAGGTGCCTACATAGAAATTCCGGCTAAAGCAGTGGTAAGCCTGCCGGTGGTGCTGCATTTTATGTCAGACAGCCGCACGGGAAAAACCGCCGCCATGCCACGCAACTTTATCAGCATAGGCCGCCATGCGCAGGCCAGTGTGGTAGAGGTGTACAATTCTGTTGGCGAAGAAACCAGCTTCCTGAACGTGCTTACAGAAGTAGATGTGGCCGATGGTGCCCAGCTGGATTATTTTAAGGTGCAGACCGAAAGCGATTTTGCCCTGCAGGTAAATACCACAGAAGTACAACAGGCACCTAACAGCCGCTTCAGCAGCACTGTTATTACACTTGGCGGCCGCATTGTACGCAATAACCTAAACGTAGCCCAGAATGGCTCAGGCTGCCATACGGATATGTACGGACTTTACATGCTGCACGGCAAGCAACACGTAGACAACCATACCCTTATGGACCACCGCCAGCCCAATTGCACCAGCAATGAGCTGTACAAAGGCATTATGGACGATGGCTCTACCGGCGTGTTTAACGGCAAGATCTATGTGCAGCAGGCGGCGCAGAAAACCAATGCATTCCAGAGCAATAAAAACATATTGCTGACTCCAAATGCAACTATCTTTACAAAACCACAGTTGGAGATTTGGGCCGATGATGTAAAATGCTCGCATGGCGCCACCACCGGGCAGCTCGACGATGAACAGGTATTTTACCTGCGCTCCCGTGGTATCAGCGAGTCAACAGCCCGCTCACTGCTGCTCTATGCTTTTGCTGCCGACATCATCGAGCATATAAACATTGAGCCGCTTTGCCAGCACTTTTTAAGCCTGGTGAACAACAAGCTCGAAACCAGATTCTCATGA
- a CDS encoding cysteine desulfurase-like protein, SufS subfamily (COG0520 Selenocysteine lyase), with amino-acid sequence MKTEAATITIFDIEQIRAQFPVLHQQVNKHQLVYLDNAATTQKPQVVLDALNDYYTGFNSNIHRGVHTLAERATTAFEATRKAAQRFVNAAEPEEIIFTKGCTDGINLVASSFGRSHIKAGDEIIITTMEHHSNIVPWQMLCQERGASLQVVPVTDAGEMIMEEFEKLLSEKTRLVSVVHASNALGTINPVKEIIEKAHAVGAVVLLDGAQAASHLEVDVQALDADFYVMSGHKVYGPTGTGILYGKRRLLEAMPPYQGGGEMIKEVTFEETTYNDIPFKFEAGTPNISDIVAFRYALEWVEKVGKANIAAHEQALLQRANELLQEVPGLRLVGTAREKVSVASFILEGVHPFDVGMMLDARGIAIRTGHHCTQPLMKRLNIEGTARASFAVYNSLEEVNLLAEGLQYIAKRMR; translated from the coding sequence ATGAAAACAGAAGCCGCTACCATCACTATTTTTGATATAGAACAAATCAGGGCGCAGTTTCCGGTGCTGCATCAGCAGGTGAACAAACACCAGCTGGTGTACCTGGATAATGCTGCCACTACCCAAAAACCACAGGTAGTACTGGATGCGCTCAATGATTATTATACAGGCTTTAACAGCAACATTCACCGTGGTGTACACACCCTGGCCGAACGGGCAACCACTGCTTTCGAAGCTACCCGCAAAGCTGCCCAGCGGTTTGTAAATGCCGCGGAGCCTGAGGAGATCATCTTCACCAAAGGCTGTACGGACGGCATTAACCTGGTGGCCAGCAGCTTTGGCCGCAGCCATATCAAAGCCGGCGATGAGATCATCATCACCACCATGGAGCACCACAGCAACATTGTGCCCTGGCAAATGCTTTGCCAGGAAAGAGGTGCCAGCTTGCAGGTAGTACCTGTAACAGATGCCGGTGAAATGATCATGGAGGAGTTTGAAAAGCTGCTAAGTGAAAAAACCAGACTTGTATCTGTTGTACATGCCTCCAATGCACTGGGTACCATTAACCCGGTGAAAGAAATTATTGAGAAAGCCCATGCAGTGGGTGCTGTAGTACTGCTGGATGGTGCCCAGGCTGCCTCCCACCTGGAGGTAGATGTGCAGGCCCTCGATGCAGACTTTTATGTAATGTCGGGCCATAAGGTATACGGACCTACAGGTACCGGTATCCTCTATGGCAAACGCCGGCTGCTGGAAGCTATGCCTCCTTACCAGGGCGGTGGTGAAATGATCAAGGAAGTGACTTTCGAGGAAACTACCTATAACGATATTCCTTTTAAGTTTGAGGCAGGCACGCCCAACATCAGCGATATTGTAGCCTTTCGTTACGCACTGGAGTGGGTGGAAAAGGTAGGTAAAGCAAACATTGCAGCCCACGAGCAGGCTTTGCTGCAAAGAGCCAATGAGCTGCTGCAGGAAGTGCCTGGTCTTAGACTGGTAGGTACAGCCCGTGAAAAAGTAAGCGTGGCTTCTTTTATCCTGGAAGGAGTACATCCCTTTGATGTTGGCATGATGCTGGATGCCCGTGGCATTGCCATACGCACCGGCCACCACTGTACCCAGCCCTTGATGAAACGATTAAACATAGAAGGAACCGCTCGTGCCTCTTTTGCTGTTTATAATTCGCTGGAAGAGGTAAACCTGCTGGCCGAAGGCCTGCAGTATATTGCAAAACGGATGCGCTAA
- a CDS encoding 6-pyruvoyl-tetrahydropterin synthase (COG0720 6-pyruvoyl-tetrahydropterin synthase), translating into MKAAIIRKEHFNAAHRLFNRDWTDEKNSQVFGKCNNPNYHGHNYELLVKLVGEVNPATGYVYDMKKLSDLIQEHVINKFDHRNLNLDVQEFRELNPTAENIAVVIWKILRDQIESHYELKVTLYETERNIVEYPA; encoded by the coding sequence ATGAAAGCGGCCATTATCCGCAAGGAACATTTCAATGCAGCGCATCGACTGTTTAACAGGGACTGGACAGATGAGAAAAACAGCCAGGTGTTTGGCAAGTGCAACAACCCGAATTACCACGGCCATAACTATGAGCTGCTGGTAAAACTGGTGGGCGAAGTAAATCCGGCAACCGGATATGTGTACGACATGAAAAAATTAAGCGACCTGATACAGGAGCACGTGATTAACAAGTTTGACCACCGCAATCTTAATTTGGATGTGCAGGAGTTCAGGGAGCTGAATCCTACTGCCGAAAATATTGCTGTGGTCATCTGGAAAATATTGCGCGATCAGATTGAGTCGCATTATGAGTTAAAGGTAACGCTCTATGAAACCGAAAGAAACATTGTTGAATACCCAGCCTGA
- a CDS encoding fes assembly suf system protein (COG2151 Predicted metal-sulfur cluster biosynthetic enzyme) — MSEETNKAAEEVQQPEENLRDKVLNAIKSVYDPEIPVDVYELGLIYEINLYPVNNVYILMTLTSPACPSAEQIPVEVEEKVKAIEGVNEVTVELTFDPPYSQDMMSEAAKLELGFL; from the coding sequence ATGAGCGAGGAAACAAATAAAGCAGCAGAAGAAGTACAGCAACCCGAGGAAAACCTTCGGGATAAGGTACTGAATGCCATTAAATCGGTTTATGACCCGGAAATACCGGTCGACGTTTACGAGCTGGGCCTGATCTACGAGATCAATCTCTACCCTGTAAATAACGTTTATATCCTGATGACCCTCACCTCTCCTGCCTGCCCCAGTGCCGAGCAGATACCGGTAGAGGTAGAAGAGAAGGTTAAGGCAATTGAAGGTGTGAACGAAGTAACTGTTGAGCTTACCTTCGATCCTCCCTACAGCCAGGATATGATGTCGGAAGCTGCAAAGCTGGAGCTTGGGTTTTTATAA
- a CDS encoding transcriptional regulator, AsnC family protein (COG1522 Transcriptional regulators) produces the protein MSKNYEIDSIDLKILALLSEDAKIPYTEIAKKVFVSGGTVHVRMRKLEEMGVVQGATLKIDYGKLGFDITAFLGIFLQKSSYYDDVAAKLEQIPEVVSLNYTTGPYSMFVRIYCRDTNHLRQVLHDKIQTIDGVERTESIISLEERVQRTIQLDQLLQ, from the coding sequence ATGTCAAAAAATTATGAGATTGATAGCATAGACCTGAAGATTTTGGCTCTGCTCTCTGAAGATGCAAAAATACCTTATACTGAAATAGCAAAAAAAGTATTTGTATCTGGCGGAACCGTGCATGTGCGCATGCGAAAGCTGGAAGAAATGGGCGTTGTGCAGGGTGCTACTCTTAAAATAGATTATGGTAAGCTGGGGTTCGACATTACTGCCTTCCTGGGTATATTCCTGCAAAAAAGCTCTTACTACGACGATGTAGCTGCCAAGCTGGAACAGATCCCCGAGGTAGTTAGCCTTAATTATACCACCGGTCCTTACAGCATGTTTGTGCGCATTTACTGCCGCGATACTAATCATTTGCGGCAGGTACTGCACGATAAGATTCAAACCATTGATGGTGTGGAAAGAACAGAAAGCATTATTTCACTGGAGGAAAGAGTACAGCGTACCATACAGCTCGACCAGCTGCTGCAATAG
- a CDS encoding FeS assembly ATPase SufC (COG0396 ABC-type transport system involved in Fe-S cluster assembly, ATPase component): MLNINNLQASIDGKEILKGINLEVKAGEVHAIMGPNGSGKSTLASVLAGREEFEVISGSVSFNGKDLLEMAPEKRAREGVFLAFQYPVEIPGVSTTNFLKTALNQVRGHRGLEPLDAVSFLMIMKEKMKLVEMSQSLLNRSLNEGFSGGEKKRNEIFQMAMLEPQLAILDETDSGLDIDALRIVANGVNKLRSKDNAVIVVTHYQRLLDYIIPDFVHVLYKGRIVKTGPKELAMELEEKGYDWIKAEVEAGA, translated from the coding sequence TTGCTCAACATAAACAACCTGCAGGCCAGCATCGATGGCAAGGAAATTCTGAAAGGCATTAACCTGGAGGTTAAAGCCGGCGAAGTACACGCCATCATGGGCCCCAACGGCAGTGGCAAAAGCACACTGGCCTCTGTACTGGCCGGCCGCGAAGAATTTGAAGTAATCAGTGGTTCCGTTAGCTTCAACGGTAAAGACCTGCTGGAGATGGCACCCGAAAAGCGTGCCCGCGAAGGTGTATTCCTGGCTTTCCAGTACCCGGTAGAAATTCCCGGCGTCAGCACCACCAACTTCCTGAAAACTGCTCTGAACCAGGTGCGCGGGCACCGTGGCCTGGAGCCGCTCGATGCCGTTTCTTTCCTGATGATCATGAAGGAAAAAATGAAACTGGTGGAAATGAGCCAGAGCCTGCTGAACCGCTCGCTGAACGAGGGTTTTTCAGGTGGCGAAAAGAAGCGTAACGAAATTTTTCAGATGGCCATGCTGGAGCCACAGCTGGCAATTCTTGACGAAACCGATTCTGGCCTCGATATTGACGCCCTGCGGATCGTAGCCAATGGCGTTAACAAGCTGCGTAGCAAAGACAATGCTGTGATCGTAGTAACCCACTACCAGCGCCTGCTCGATTACATCATACCCGACTTTGTGCACGTGCTCTACAAAGGCCGCATTGTAAAAACAGGTCCCAAAGAACTGGCCATGGAGCTGGAGGAAAAAGGCTACGACTGGATTAAAGCCGAAGTAGAAGCCGGAGCCTAA
- a CDS encoding cysteine desulfurase activator complex subunit SufB (COG0719 ABC-type transport system involved in Fe-S cluster assembly, permease component), whose product MAKDTDILESITSSEYKWGWETKIENESAPMGLSEDIVRYISAKKEEPEWLLEWRLKAYRHWLTMKEPKWPNVKYPEIDFKDVIFFSAPKKKATAKSLDEIDPELLDTFKRLGISLEEQKRLTGVAVDAVIDSVSVATTFKAKLGELGIIFMSFSEAVKEHPELVRKYLGSVVPANDNYYAALNSAVFSDGSFCYIPKGVRCPMELSTYFRINAANTGQFERTLIVADEGSYVSYLEGCTAPQRDENQLHAAVVEIYAAKSAEVKYSTVQNWYPGDKQGKGGIYNFVTKRGICAGDYAKISWTQVETGSAVTWKYPSCILKGDHSVGEFYSVAVTNNYQQADTGTKMIHIGKNTKSRIVSKGISAGKSQNSYRGLVKIMKRAEGARNFSQCDSLLMGDKCGAHTFPYIEVENPTAKVEHEATTSKIGEDQIFYCNQRGIETEDAVALIVNGYAKEVLNQLPMEFAVEAQKLLALTLEGSVG is encoded by the coding sequence ATGGCAAAAGACACAGATATTCTGGAGTCGATCACCAGCTCGGAATACAAGTGGGGTTGGGAAACCAAGATAGAAAACGAATCAGCCCCCATGGGGTTGAGCGAGGATATTGTCCGCTATATTTCAGCTAAGAAAGAGGAACCGGAGTGGTTACTTGAGTGGCGCCTGAAGGCTTACCGCCATTGGCTTACCATGAAAGAACCCAAGTGGCCAAATGTTAAATATCCGGAAATCGATTTTAAGGATGTTATCTTTTTTTCTGCCCCAAAGAAAAAGGCTACTGCGAAAAGCCTGGATGAAATTGATCCTGAACTACTGGATACCTTTAAGCGGCTTGGCATTTCCCTGGAAGAGCAAAAGCGCCTTACCGGTGTAGCCGTAGATGCTGTAATAGACTCGGTATCGGTAGCGACGACCTTTAAGGCAAAGCTGGGCGAACTGGGCATTATTTTCATGAGCTTCAGCGAAGCGGTGAAAGAGCACCCGGAGCTGGTACGCAAGTACCTGGGTTCTGTAGTGCCGGCTAACGATAATTATTATGCCGCCCTTAACTCAGCAGTGTTTTCAGATGGCTCTTTCTGCTACATTCCTAAAGGCGTTCGCTGCCCCATGGAGCTTAGCACCTACTTCCGTATCAATGCTGCCAACACCGGCCAGTTTGAACGTACACTCATTGTGGCCGACGAAGGAAGCTATGTGAGCTACCTGGAAGGCTGTACCGCCCCACAGCGAGACGAGAACCAGCTGCATGCCGCGGTTGTAGAAATTTACGCTGCCAAAAGTGCAGAGGTAAAATACTCTACCGTACAGAACTGGTATCCCGGCGATAAGCAGGGCAAAGGCGGTATCTATAACTTTGTAACCAAGCGCGGCATCTGCGCCGGCGATTATGCAAAGATCAGCTGGACCCAGGTTGAGACTGGCTCTGCCGTTACCTGGAAATACCCCAGCTGTATCCTGAAAGGCGACCACTCGGTAGGTGAATTCTACTCCGTAGCGGTAACCAACAATTACCAGCAGGCCGATACCGGCACCAAAATGATCCACATCGGCAAGAATACCAAGAGCCGCATTGTAAGCAAGGGTATTTCTGCCGGTAAGAGCCAGAACAGCTACCGCGGTCTGGTGAAGATCATGAAACGAGCCGAAGGTGCGCGTAACTTCAGCCAGTGTGATTCGCTGCTGATGGGCGATAAGTGCGGTGCACACACTTTTCCATATATAGAAGTGGAAAACCCAACGGCTAAAGTAGAACACGAGGCTACCACCTCCAAGATTGGCGAAGACCAGATCTTCTACTGCAACCAGCGTGGTATAGAAACCGAAGATGCCGTAGCCCTGATCGTGAATGGCTATGCGAAAGAAGTATTGAATCAGCTACCCATGGAGTTTGCCGTGGAGGCACAAAAGCTGTTGGCACTTACGCTGGAAGGCAGCGTAGGTTAA
- a CDS encoding hypothetical protein (COG2166 SufE protein probably involved in Fe-S center assembly), with product MEKPPINTVQNEIIEEFGLFEDDRNGKLEYLIDLGEKLPPLEENHKMEDNLIKGCQSKVWLVSEREDDRLKYKADSNTAITKGLIALLIRVLSEQKIGDIARADLYFIRDIGMNTFIGSQRSNGFANMINQMKLEAAMAYREMEKE from the coding sequence ATGGAAAAACCACCTATTAATACTGTACAGAACGAGATTATTGAGGAATTCGGGTTATTCGAAGACGACCGTAACGGTAAGCTGGAATACCTGATCGACCTGGGTGAGAAACTTCCCCCGCTGGAGGAAAACCATAAAATGGAAGATAACCTCATCAAAGGCTGTCAGAGCAAAGTATGGCTGGTATCCGAGCGTGAGGATGATCGCCTGAAGTACAAAGCCGACAGCAATACCGCCATTACAAAAGGCCTGATTGCCCTCCTGATCAGGGTGCTTTCGGAACAAAAGATTGGTGATATTGCCAGGGCCGACCTGTACTTTATCAGAGACATTGGCATGAACACTTTTATAGGAAGCCAGCGCTCCAATGGCTTTGCCAATATGATCAATCAAATGAAACTGGAAGCCGCAATGGCTTACCGGGAAATGGAAAAAGAGTAA